From one Chryseobacterium sp. 3008163 genomic stretch:
- a CDS encoding T9SS type A sorting domain-containing protein produces MNTKLFFVFLLLSIGIQAQILNIPDANFKARLLSSSPTNTVAKNLSGNYFKIDANGDGQIQLSETAQVKELNIQFYGGDISYTTINSIDGIKSFSALKKFTLQIGNSNHYSGAVDLSNMVNLENVDLSLSFSSTLNHDINVSNCTALKTLKAGYNGASPILSFTDCPLLNDVKIIGYHDVYGTPTVSLGTLNFNNFASLKSLYIENINLNTLLLQGCNALETITLKEYFTNTISNPINVSNLPSLKTLTLNKYNVTLDSHNCPNLISVIGGNITDLNVQDCTSLVDLKANSFNNTLNVTNCINLKTISGAANCSNIDLSTSNLQNLETILFLPIDCMQQQSTLLSSLNVQNCPKLRKITTYELKLTALDVSNLPKLESLQILHCDYSPFSALTLTQINASNCPLLNTFDIKGSYKVQSINLQNCSSLSNIILHNGNSYEGRYAINNINLTGCNNFTDLDIRKCSFSTLNLPNLPNLKTIDCSNNFLTNLDFSNLQSLETIICGKNNLATLVVHDLLNLINFDYSDGYLTSIDFQNLPKLKNLIFNNNQLTNLVLNNLPLIEKLECKNNHLVNLALQNLPIKYLDCSNNQLVNLNLQNLPIKYLDCSSNQLVNLVVSNLNDLESLMCAHNQISLLNLTNNLNLGYLDCSYNQLTSLDAEVLKILPTSTYNVGVLNCSHNQLHTLNIAGIHMYSIDFSYNNLTSVNLDNISSDFSFNCSNNQLTTLDLSTYYYDPNYYSPTLEFFDCSNNALTTMFLKNGINEFGTYPANLSNNPNLEYICCDDTEMNKVKSLISQYGYNNCTVNTYCSLNPGGNYNTITGIVRFDENNNGCDINDEVFEHMKVKIDDGVTTGETFVKSNGKYDFYTLTGDFTITAEPENTSLFTVTPSTFTTNFVDSNNNTLTQNLCVTKNGSIKDLEVVFAPVTDARPGFDAVYKIIWRNKGNTTLSGNATLSFDPSKMSFVSSVLPSSVTGNLVTFNFTNLKPYQNTSSEITFTINTPTNPTNPVNNGDILNFTAGINPVLGDINPDDNQFVYQQTVVGSYDPNDITCLEGNLIPLSMVGKYLHYIVNFENTGTAPATNIVVEMNINSDDFDISSLQLQNTSHSSYTKITGNKVEFMMKDINLAASAHGNIMSKIKSKNNLISGDSVMNQANIYFDYNYPIATNEAIANIGNNSTLAVTDVAKDKVVSIYPNPTKGDINIDSESKIKSVEIYDAQGRIIQKQMGINSKSVKITIKNNNSGAYLFRINTEKETFTKK; encoded by the coding sequence ATGAATACAAAATTATTTTTTGTTTTCCTTCTATTATCAATAGGAATTCAGGCACAGATTTTAAACATTCCTGATGCGAATTTTAAAGCTAGGCTATTATCTTCTTCTCCGACTAATACAGTTGCTAAAAATCTTAGTGGGAATTATTTCAAAATCGACGCAAACGGTGATGGACAAATACAACTAAGTGAAACAGCTCAGGTAAAAGAACTTAACATACAATTTTATGGGGGCGATATCTCCTACACTACTATTAATTCGATAGATGGAATTAAGAGTTTTTCTGCTTTAAAAAAGTTTACACTACAGATTGGAAATTCTAATCACTATTCCGGTGCGGTAGATTTATCCAATATGGTGAATCTAGAAAATGTGGACCTCTCTCTAAGTTTCAGTAGTACTTTAAATCATGACATTAACGTTTCCAACTGTACAGCTTTAAAAACATTAAAAGCCGGGTATAATGGCGCTTCTCCTATTTTGTCTTTTACTGATTGTCCCTTATTAAATGATGTTAAAATAATTGGATATCATGATGTTTATGGAACTCCCACTGTTAGTTTGGGAACGCTGAATTTCAATAATTTCGCTTCATTAAAGTCTCTTTACATTGAGAATATCAACTTAAATACATTATTGCTTCAAGGCTGTAATGCGTTAGAAACAATAACTCTTAAAGAGTATTTTACAAACACCATTAGTAACCCTATTAACGTTTCCAATTTACCTAGCTTAAAAACTTTAACACTCAATAAATATAATGTAACGCTAGATTCCCATAATTGTCCCAACCTGATTTCAGTTATTGGTGGAAATATAACGGATCTGAATGTACAGGATTGTACCAGCCTAGTAGACCTAAAGGCAAACTCATTTAATAATACATTGAATGTTACCAATTGTATCAATTTAAAAACCATATCAGGAGCAGCAAACTGCAGTAATATAGACCTGAGTACAAGTAATTTACAAAACTTAGAAACAATATTATTCCTTCCTATTGATTGTATGCAGCAACAATCTACTCTCCTATCGTCACTTAATGTACAAAACTGCCCAAAATTAAGAAAAATTACAACCTATGAATTAAAACTAACAGCACTTGATGTTAGTAATCTTCCAAAATTAGAGAGTTTACAAATTTTACACTGTGACTATAGCCCTTTTTCAGCTTTGACATTAACGCAGATTAATGCTTCCAATTGCCCGCTGCTCAATACTTTTGATATAAAAGGATCTTATAAAGTACAGTCAATTAATTTACAAAACTGTTCTTCATTATCAAATATTATTTTACATAATGGAAATTCTTATGAAGGGAGATACGCTATAAATAATATCAATTTAACAGGCTGTAATAACTTTACAGATCTTGACATAAGGAAATGTAGTTTTTCAACACTGAATTTACCCAATCTACCTAATTTAAAAACGATTGACTGTAGCAATAATTTTCTAACTAATCTGGATTTTTCGAATTTACAATCTTTAGAAACTATTATATGTGGTAAAAACAACCTTGCAACACTTGTAGTTCATGATCTTCTCAATTTAATAAACTTTGATTACAGTGATGGATATTTGACCTCAATAGACTTCCAAAATTTACCAAAATTAAAGAATCTTATTTTTAATAATAATCAGTTAACAAATCTAGTACTAAACAATTTGCCTTTAATTGAAAAATTAGAATGTAAAAATAATCATTTAGTAAATTTAGCTCTACAGAACCTGCCTATTAAATATTTAGATTGCAGTAATAACCAACTTGTAAATTTAAATTTACAAAACTTACCTATTAAATACTTAGACTGTAGTAGTAATCAATTGGTAAACTTAGTAGTAAGTAATTTAAATGATTTAGAATCTTTAATGTGTGCTCACAATCAAATATCTTTATTAAATCTCACCAATAATTTAAATTTAGGTTATTTAGATTGTAGCTATAACCAACTAACTTCTTTGGATGCAGAAGTGCTGAAAATCCTTCCTACATCTACGTATAATGTTGGGGTCTTAAATTGTAGCCATAACCAACTGCATACTCTAAATATTGCAGGAATTCATATGTATAGTATAGATTTTTCATATAATAATCTTACTTCTGTTAATCTGGATAATATAAGTTCAGATTTCAGCTTTAACTGCTCTAATAATCAATTAACCACATTGGATTTGAGTACCTATTATTATGATCCTAATTATTATTCTCCAACATTAGAATTTTTTGACTGTAGTAATAATGCACTTACCACAATGTTTTTGAAAAATGGCATCAACGAATTCGGAACGTACCCTGCAAATCTTTCTAACAACCCTAATCTTGAATATATTTGCTGTGATGATACAGAAATGAACAAGGTTAAGTCATTGATTAGCCAATATGGTTATAATAATTGTACTGTAAATACGTATTGTTCATTAAATCCTGGCGGGAATTACAACACCATCACAGGAATCGTAAGATTTGATGAAAATAATAACGGTTGCGATATCAACGATGAAGTTTTTGAACATATGAAAGTAAAAATAGATGATGGTGTCACAACAGGAGAAACTTTTGTAAAAAGTAACGGAAAATATGATTTCTATACTCTGACAGGAGATTTTACCATAACCGCAGAGCCTGAAAATACTTCATTATTTACTGTGACACCTTCTACCTTCACAACAAATTTTGTTGATAGCAATAATAACACTTTGACCCAAAATCTTTGTGTTACCAAAAACGGAAGTATAAAAGATCTGGAAGTGGTTTTTGCTCCTGTAACGGATGCAAGACCTGGTTTTGACGCTGTTTATAAAATCATTTGGCGAAATAAAGGAAATACTACTCTTTCAGGAAATGCAACGCTTAGCTTTGACCCTTCAAAAATGAGCTTTGTTTCTTCTGTACTGCCTTCTTCCGTTACAGGAAATCTTGTTACGTTTAATTTCACAAATTTAAAACCTTATCAGAATACATCTTCGGAGATTACTTTTACCATAAATACTCCTACAAATCCAACTAATCCTGTGAATAATGGCGATATTCTAAATTTTACAGCAGGCATAAATCCTGTTTTAGGAGATATTAATCCTGATGATAATCAGTTTGTTTATCAGCAGACCGTGGTGGGTTCTTATGATCCCAATGACATTACTTGCCTTGAGGGAAATCTTATTCCACTATCAATGGTTGGGAAGTATCTTCATTACATTGTAAATTTTGAAAATACAGGAACTGCACCTGCAACGAATATTGTTGTGGAAATGAATATCAATTCTGATGATTTTGATATTTCTTCCCTGCAATTACAAAATACTTCGCACTCGTCATACACAAAAATTACAGGTAACAAAGTAGAGTTTATGATGAAGGATATTAATCTTGCGGCTTCCGCTCATGGAAATATCATGTCGAAAATTAAATCTAAAAATAATCTTATTTCCGGAGACAGTGTCATGAATCAGGCGAATATTTATTTTGATTATAATTATCCGATTGCAACTAACGAAGCCATAGCCAACATTGGAAATAATTCTACATTGGCTGTGACAGATGTAGCTAAAGACAAAGTTGTTTCTATTTATCCCAATCCTACAAAAGGAGACATAAACATTGATTCTGAATCCAAAATAAAATCTGTCGAAATCTATGATGCGCAGGGAAGAATTATTCAAAAACAAATGGGAATCAATTCAAAAAGCGTCAAAATTACTATCAAAAATAACAACTCAGGAGCTTATCTTTTTAGAATAAATACAGAAAAAGAAACTTTCACAAAAAAATAA
- a CDS encoding T9SS type A sorting domain-containing protein, translated as MKTKLLFKGAIAAAFLIFNQVDAQEYQPITIQSGFNADVIANGVGASATSTNNDVDGVSYAFISTDFKLTAAAPGLSYGLPANGIINSAVGSTIGLNYVMAPYSSNNSLRLQNTNDSGTLTFTNPTPALSLYMLATGGSGDTAVDAVVNFSDGTNQTFTSLAISDWYYGSNYAIKGIGRVNITNDNLEDGYGDDPRLYQIPLSIDAVNQSKNIVSVTITKTGTGGIPNIFAFSADVYNSCAAPTNLTYTSAMQGATINWTAPAMAPSSGYDYYYSTTSTPPTATTAPLGSVAAGTTSVTLSGLPTGQSYYFWVRSNCGSVKGFWKMIEIATGQVSTTYTSADINTTYSDYPGPDNSSTSSCPATLTINIPTGYKIASTKVSYDMTAQANAYMSEQRSLLVCTTNNTAETNVSSGVGGDEGVYSYERSGLSIANDLTGSVSFQMHAWRMWGDQSLGCDASFNRVDNNTWKVTVTLQPIALATNETAPKAKERLAYPNPFQDVLNIEKSENIKRLTVTDLSGITVKTVENPTSTLRLEGVKSGVYILSYNMKDGSLKSTKIIKK; from the coding sequence ATGAAAACAAAGCTACTTTTTAAGGGTGCCATTGCAGCGGCGTTCTTAATCTTTAATCAAGTTGATGCACAAGAATATCAGCCAATTACTATTCAAAGCGGTTTTAATGCTGATGTTATTGCGAATGGTGTCGGTGCCTCTGCAACCTCAACAAATAATGATGTAGATGGTGTAAGCTATGCTTTTATATCTACAGATTTTAAACTTACAGCGGCAGCCCCAGGATTAAGCTACGGTTTACCAGCTAATGGCATTATCAATTCAGCTGTTGGATCCACTATAGGGCTCAATTACGTCATGGCTCCTTACAGTTCTAATAATTCTTTAAGGCTACAAAACACCAATGATTCAGGCACTCTGACTTTTACTAATCCTACACCCGCATTAAGCCTTTATATGCTTGCTACAGGTGGAAGTGGTGATACAGCAGTGGATGCTGTTGTCAATTTTTCAGATGGAACAAATCAGACTTTTACGTCTTTGGCTATTTCAGATTGGTATTATGGTTCCAATTACGCAATTAAAGGAATTGGCAGAGTTAATATCACCAATGATAATCTGGAAGACGGATATGGTGATGACCCAAGATTATATCAAATTCCTCTATCCATTGACGCGGTTAATCAGTCTAAAAACATTGTAAGTGTCACGATAACAAAAACAGGAACTGGTGGGATACCGAATATTTTTGCATTCTCTGCGGATGTGTATAATTCTTGTGCTGCACCAACCAACCTTACTTATACTTCAGCTATGCAGGGAGCAACGATTAATTGGACAGCTCCTGCAATGGCACCATCTTCCGGTTATGATTATTATTATAGCACAACCTCTACTCCGCCAACAGCAACAACGGCTCCTTTAGGATCTGTAGCTGCAGGAACGACTTCTGTAACATTAAGCGGACTTCCGACAGGTCAGAGCTATTACTTTTGGGTTCGTTCAAACTGTGGATCAGTAAAAGGATTCTGGAAGATGATTGAGATTGCTACAGGTCAGGTTTCTACAACCTATACTTCAGCAGATATCAATACAACATATTCCGACTATCCTGGTCCTGATAACAGCTCTACATCAAGCTGTCCTGCAACATTAACAATCAATATACCGACAGGATATAAAATCGCATCAACAAAAGTATCTTATGACATGACGGCACAGGCTAATGCATATATGTCGGAACAAAGAAGTTTATTGGTATGTACAACAAATAACACTGCTGAAACAAATGTATCTTCAGGAGTAGGCGGTGACGAAGGTGTTTACTCTTATGAAAGATCAGGTTTATCAATAGCAAACGATCTTACCGGAAGTGTATCTTTCCAAATGCATGCATGGAGAATGTGGGGAGATCAAAGCCTTGGCTGTGACGCTTCATTTAACAGAGTTGACAATAATACATGGAAGGTGACAGTTACTTTACAACCAATAGCCTTAGCTACCAACGAAACCGCTCCAAAGGCAAAAGAAAGACTAGCATATCCTAATCCTTTCCAGGATGTTTTAAATATTGAAAAATCAGAAAACATCAAACGTTTAACTGTTACAGATTTATCAGGTATTACTGTGAAAACTGTTGAAAATCCTACTTCTACTTTACGTCTTGAAGGTGTAAAATCAGGAGTTTACATTTTGAGCTACAATATGAAAGATGGCAGTCTGAAAAGCACCAAAATTATTAAGAAGTAA
- a CDS encoding OsmC family protein, translating to MRITLNRINDDFLFECTNLQGNSILLDNTSQPGAKGVSPMESVLMAVAGCSGIDVVSILKKQRQEITGFKAEVEGERIPVEDAKPFKSIMVKFFLEGTIDPKKALKASELSFEKYCSVSKTLEPNVEIGYEVYVNGEKV from the coding sequence ATGAGAATAACACTGAACCGAATAAACGACGATTTTTTATTTGAATGCACCAACTTACAAGGAAATTCAATTTTATTAGATAATACATCACAACCCGGCGCAAAAGGGGTTTCCCCAATGGAAAGCGTATTGATGGCAGTTGCAGGATGTAGCGGAATCGATGTGGTTTCAATTCTGAAAAAGCAAAGGCAGGAAATTACAGGTTTCAAAGCTGAAGTGGAAGGAGAAAGAATTCCTGTAGAAGATGCAAAACCGTTTAAATCAATTATGGTTAAATTCTTTTTAGAAGGAACAATTGATCCTAAAAAAGCTTTAAAGGCATCAGAATTGTCATTCGAAAAATACTGTTCGGTTTCAAAAACTTTAGAGCCCAACGTAGAAATTGGTTATGAAGTTTATGTGAATGGTGAGAAAGTTTAG
- a CDS encoding phosphodiester glycosidase family protein: MSKVKIPIIILCFYLVLPCDDKLKNENDFVIFKTNPKDEDISFYWKDNDGKVFKSIDNLKKNVEREDKNLKFAMNGGMFEKNNLPKGLYIQDFKILNKIDTLSGEGNFYLNPNGIFYLTKNNDAELIETKKFKHDSNIKYATQSGPMLLINDEINPIFKKDSKNLNIRNGVGILKNGNVVFVMSKNEVNFYNFASIFKQLGCKKALYLDGFVSRTYYLEGNWIQKDGDFGVMIGITESKK, translated from the coding sequence ATGTCTAAAGTGAAAATCCCAATAATCATTCTATGTTTTTACCTTGTTTTACCTTGTGATGATAAGTTAAAGAATGAAAATGATTTTGTAATTTTTAAGACAAATCCCAAAGATGAAGATATTTCGTTCTATTGGAAAGACAATGACGGAAAAGTTTTTAAAAGTATCGACAATCTCAAGAAGAACGTAGAACGGGAAGATAAGAATTTGAAGTTTGCAATGAATGGAGGAATGTTCGAAAAAAATAATTTGCCAAAAGGTCTTTACATACAAGATTTTAAAATATTAAACAAAATAGATACATTATCTGGCGAAGGAAACTTTTACCTCAATCCCAATGGAATCTTTTATCTAACAAAAAATAATGATGCTGAATTAATTGAAACAAAAAAATTCAAGCACGATTCAAACATCAAGTATGCAACTCAATCTGGCCCGATGTTGTTAATTAATGATGAAATAAATCCAATTTTTAAGAAAGATTCCAAAAATCTTAATATCAGGAATGGAGTAGGGATTTTAAAAAATGGAAATGTAGTTTTTGTTATGTCGAAGAATGAAGTTAATTTTTATAATTTTGCTTCTATATTTAAGCAATTAGGCTGCAAAAAAGCTTTGTATTTGGATGGTTTTGTTTCAAGAACTTACTACCTTGAAGGAAATTGGATTCAAAAGGATGGTGATTTTGGAGTTATGATTGGAATAACTGAATCAAAAAAATAA
- a CDS encoding AAA family ATPase, translating to MENQENQNTPPPIPIILEKENDFHSRIDMMELRESLEKVKSEIGKVIVGQHDMIEHLLAALLSNGHVLIEGVPGVAKTITAKLLAKTIDVDFSRIQFTPDLMPSDILGTSVFSMKNSEFEFKKGPIFSHFVLIDEINRSPAKTQSALFEVMEERQITMDGTQYEMEAPFLVVATQNPIEHEGTYRLPEAQLDRFLFKINVGYPNLDQEIAIIKNQHESRQEDKTDVVKPVISAKQLGNYQKLVKEIIVESQLIEYIAKIIINTRENQFLYLGASPRASLALLTASKAFAALRGRDFVTPEDIKEASYAVLRHRVIVSPEREMEGLTADEIIRQILEGIEIPR from the coding sequence ATGGAAAACCAAGAAAACCAGAATACACCACCACCGATTCCGATCATTTTAGAGAAAGAAAATGATTTTCATTCACGAATTGATATGATGGAACTGCGTGAAAGTTTAGAAAAAGTAAAATCTGAAATAGGTAAAGTAATTGTCGGTCAGCACGATATGATTGAGCACCTTTTGGCGGCATTGTTATCAAACGGTCATGTTCTGATTGAAGGTGTTCCGGGAGTTGCAAAAACCATTACGGCAAAACTTTTGGCGAAAACGATTGATGTAGATTTCAGCAGAATACAATTCACGCCGGATTTGATGCCTTCAGACATTTTGGGAACGTCAGTTTTCAGCATGAAGAATTCTGAATTTGAATTTAAAAAAGGCCCAATATTTTCTCACTTTGTTTTGATTGATGAGATTAACCGTTCGCCTGCTAAAACCCAATCTGCCTTGTTTGAGGTGATGGAAGAAAGACAGATCACGATGGACGGTACGCAATACGAAATGGAAGCTCCATTTTTAGTTGTTGCAACCCAAAACCCGATTGAGCATGAAGGAACATACAGACTTCCAGAAGCACAACTTGATCGATTTTTATTTAAAATAAATGTAGGGTATCCGAATCTTGATCAAGAAATTGCAATCATCAAAAACCAGCACGAGAGCAGACAAGAGGACAAAACAGATGTTGTAAAGCCTGTGATTAGTGCGAAACAATTAGGCAATTACCAGAAATTAGTCAAAGAAATCATTGTTGAATCTCAACTGATAGAATACATTGCGAAGATCATTATCAATACAAGAGAAAATCAGTTTTTATACTTAGGTGCGTCGCCGAGAGCGAGTTTAGCATTACTGACGGCTTCAAAGGCATTTGCTGCTTTGAGAGGAAGAGATTTTGTGACTCCTGAAGATATTAAAGAAGCAAGTTATGCAGTTTTGAGACACAGAGTGATTGTGTCGCCTGAAAGAGAAATGGAAGGATTGACGGCTGATGAAATTATCCGACAAATTTTAGAAGGAATAGAAATTCCGAGATAA
- a CDS encoding DUF4350 domain-containing protein, with protein MNKTFKIYALIFIIIMVILALFEVNKKEVVDWRKNFDVNEKSPFGLYVFNQEVKDLFKNNLKKIDVTAYDYYNQNKKKPHNILVIESDIDIQSWKKILDEVSNGSDAMLIMSKMPKEISDSIGFYDSQISFEDKNVLKLTDKKYQNDFIKLDKFPSGRGFSYIKPEVQPLGKTVEDENTDQVNFIKTKFGKGTIYAHCEPLFLTNYYLLQSGNTKYAQDVFSYLDDKETLWFVEANTKESRFFMRFILGNPALKYAWWLLLGGLILFIFFNAKRKQRIVPILEPLKNTSVDFVKSIGNLYLQEGDFHNMMAKKAQYFLNRVRLDLLIDTQNLDEEFAKKLQLKTGKNNELINEAVVLIKKAQDPYASVMKEDLARMNKILDDILR; from the coding sequence ATGAATAAAACTTTCAAAATATATGCTTTAATTTTCATCATTATCATGGTGATTCTGGCATTGTTTGAAGTTAACAAAAAAGAGGTTGTAGATTGGCGCAAGAATTTTGATGTGAATGAAAAATCACCTTTCGGATTATACGTTTTTAATCAGGAAGTAAAAGATTTATTTAAAAATAATCTCAAAAAAATCGATGTCACCGCTTACGACTATTACAATCAGAATAAAAAGAAACCTCATAATATTCTTGTGATTGAAAGCGATATCGACATCCAATCCTGGAAGAAAATTCTTGACGAAGTTTCTAATGGGTCTGATGCAATGCTGATTATGAGCAAAATGCCGAAAGAAATCTCAGACAGTATTGGTTTTTATGATTCTCAGATTTCATTTGAAGACAAAAATGTTCTTAAGCTTACGGATAAAAAGTACCAGAATGATTTTATAAAATTGGATAAATTTCCGTCAGGGAGAGGTTTTTCTTATATCAAGCCAGAAGTTCAGCCTCTAGGAAAAACGGTTGAAGATGAAAATACAGACCAAGTTAATTTCATTAAAACAAAATTCGGTAAAGGAACTATTTATGCGCATTGCGAGCCACTTTTTTTAACCAATTACTATCTTTTACAATCTGGAAATACAAAATATGCTCAGGATGTTTTTTCATATCTTGATGATAAAGAAACATTGTGGTTTGTTGAAGCAAATACGAAAGAGTCCCGATTTTTCATGAGATTTATTTTAGGGAATCCTGCATTGAAATATGCTTGGTGGCTTTTGTTGGGCGGGCTGATCTTGTTTATTTTCTTTAATGCAAAGAGAAAGCAGCGCATCGTTCCGATTTTAGAGCCATTAAAAAATACCTCCGTCGATTTTGTGAAAAGTATTGGAAATCTCTATCTTCAGGAAGGCGATTTCCATAATATGATGGCGAAAAAAGCACAGTATTTTCTCAACAGAGTAAGATTGGATTTATTGATTGATACCCAAAACTTAGACGAAGAATTTGCAAAAAAACTTCAGTTGAAAACTGGTAAAAATAATGAATTGATTAATGAAGCTGTTGTTTTAATAAAGAAAGCCCAAGATCCTTACGCAAGCGTGATGAAGGAAGATCTGGCAAGAATGAATAAGATTTTAGATGATATTTTAAGATAA
- a CDS encoding DUF4129 domain-containing protein: protein MFLFSFGFSNAQDLDSTVVYDDYYEESYEDSLSTGHYKNMYPADSVLLKNPVSENIVYSKNFKENIKSRYKGEEFDYSTSKPRESFWEKLMKKILKIIQSIFGETSLESSAQITTVIIRLFAIILVGFLLYFIVKFIIGRNGNFIFGKRNKKVIINEEELHENIHEINFPESIATFERSKDYRSAVRYQFLYLLKKLSDKKLILWNPEKTNKDYLAELKAPNLKNEFSNLSYIFDYVWYGEFNIDEQSYAKFKEQYQSFKP from the coding sequence ATGTTTCTATTTTCTTTTGGGTTCTCAAATGCCCAAGATCTAGACAGCACGGTTGTTTACGACGATTATTATGAAGAATCCTACGAAGACTCTCTGAGTACGGGGCATTACAAAAATATGTATCCCGCAGATTCTGTTTTGCTTAAAAATCCTGTTTCTGAAAACATAGTTTATTCTAAAAATTTTAAAGAAAACATAAAGTCGAGATACAAAGGTGAAGAGTTTGATTATTCCACTTCCAAACCTCGAGAATCTTTCTGGGAAAAGTTGATGAAGAAAATTCTGAAGATTATACAGAGTATTTTCGGAGAGACAAGTTTAGAAAGTTCGGCGCAGATTACAACCGTTATTATCCGTCTTTTTGCGATTATTTTGGTTGGTTTTCTGCTGTATTTTATCGTTAAATTTATCATCGGTAGAAATGGGAATTTCATTTTTGGAAAGAGAAATAAGAAAGTCATCATCAATGAGGAAGAACTTCATGAAAACATCCATGAAATCAATTTCCCTGAAAGTATTGCCACTTTTGAACGTTCGAAAGATTACCGTTCGGCAGTGCGGTATCAGTTTTTATATCTCCTGAAAAAACTGAGCGACAAAAAGCTCATCCTTTGGAATCCTGAAAAAACAAACAAAGATTACTTGGCAGAATTGAAAGCTCCGAATTTAAAAAACGAATTTTCAAACCTCTCTTATATTTTCGATTATGTTTGGTACGGCGAGTTCAACATCGATGAACAGAGCTATGCGAAATTTAAAGAACAATATCAGTCATTCAAACCTTAA
- a CDS encoding DUF4013 domain-containing protein, protein MMQFYKNRDFGTFISDSFGFFRLYGKNYFKNYILLNGLLLILMVVVVIFGYRELLMQIFGSNMNGNSSYLENYFEDNLGMFIAVGLLTFILFVVLMIVNYLYPVFYLRRLAAGETKISMDDILTDFKNNSKKIGILCLGMIFIVTPPAFIVLGVSYALVLVLIGIPIMLFVFPTVMNIVNFLMYDVFNSQRGFFESLSYSIRAQFSYANGREKSPYWKYWGATLVLFIIMYVITTIFTMIPMIIFFATMMTTEPDGNFEQNPFSGTMGILFFVMYGFSLLVSFFLSNLMYVNSGLIYYDSRRDLHQQVELAEIDTIGSNE, encoded by the coding sequence ATGATGCAGTTTTATAAAAATAGAGATTTCGGAACTTTCATCAGCGATAGTTTCGGATTTTTCAGATTATACGGTAAAAATTATTTTAAAAACTATATTCTTCTGAATGGGCTTTTGCTTATTCTCATGGTGGTTGTGGTGATCTTCGGTTACAGAGAACTTTTGATGCAGATTTTCGGGTCGAATATGAACGGAAACAGTTCTTACCTTGAAAATTATTTTGAAGACAATCTTGGGATGTTCATTGCTGTCGGGTTACTCACTTTTATCCTTTTCGTTGTTTTAATGATCGTCAATTATCTCTATCCCGTTTTTTATCTGAGAAGATTGGCCGCTGGAGAAACAAAAATCAGCATGGATGATATCTTGACTGACTTTAAAAACAACAGTAAGAAAATAGGAATTCTCTGTCTTGGGATGATTTTTATCGTGACGCCACCCGCTTTTATTGTGTTGGGAGTTTCGTATGCACTAGTTCTCGTTTTAATTGGAATCCCAATTATGTTATTTGTTTTTCCAACGGTGATGAACATTGTGAATTTTCTAATGTATGATGTGTTCAATAGCCAAAGAGGTTTCTTTGAAAGTTTAAGCTATTCCATCCGCGCCCAGTTTTCTTACGCTAACGGAAGAGAAAAATCTCCGTATTGGAAATATTGGGGTGCCACGCTGGTTCTATTTATCATCATGTATGTAATTACCACCATTTTTACGATGATTCCCATGATTATCTTTTTCGCAACGATGATGACAACGGAACCTGATGGTAATTTCGAACAAAATCCGTTCTCAGGAACAATGGGGATATTGTTTTTTGTGATGTACGGATTTTCATTGTTGGTTTCATTTTTCCTTTCCAATTTAATGTATGTGAATTCCGGCTTGATATATTACGATAGCAGAAGAGATCTTCATCAGCAGGTAGAATTGGCAGAAATAGACACGATAGGCAGCAATGAATAA